Proteins from a genomic interval of Arthrobacter sp. CAN_C5:
- a CDS encoding mycothiol transferase gives MTSTEILEEAFGRMPDAIRRAVSGLDADQLTVRPTATGNGKGNSVAWLIWHLTRVQDNHIADAAHLPELWLREGWAERFGLDLDPADTGYGHSSSQVEKVRPASAELLVEYYDAVHSHTLEYIAGLGEVDLDRIVDASWDPPVTLRVRLVSVMEDCMQHAGQAAYVRGLLI, from the coding sequence GTGACTTCAACGGAAATCCTCGAGGAGGCGTTCGGAAGGATGCCGGACGCCATTCGCCGAGCGGTCAGCGGCCTGGACGCCGACCAGCTCACGGTGCGTCCCACTGCCACCGGTAACGGCAAGGGAAACTCGGTCGCCTGGCTGATCTGGCACCTCACCCGGGTCCAGGACAACCACATTGCCGACGCCGCCCACCTCCCGGAACTGTGGCTGAGGGAGGGGTGGGCGGAGCGGTTCGGCCTGGACCTGGATCCTGCCGACACCGGTTACGGTCATTCCTCGTCACAGGTGGAGAAGGTCCGCCCCGCTTCTGCGGAGCTCCTGGTGGAGTACTACGACGCCGTCCACTCCCACACGCTGGAATACATCGCTGGCCTTGGCGAAGTGGATCTGGACCGCATCGTTGATGCGTCCTGGGACCCACCCGTCACCTTACGGGTGCGACTGGTCAGCGTGATGGAAGACTGCATGCAGCACGCTGGGCAGGCGGCGTACGTGCGCGGCCTGCTGATCTAG
- a CDS encoding alpha-hydroxy acid oxidase, producing the protein MPSQIPPALKRRFPKVGDLAPLMQFRKPELGSAARLKRASTIWDLRDQAKRRTPTAPFDYTDGAAEAEITLRRARGAFLDLEFRPGILRNVETVDSSVSVLGKQSSQPFGIAPTGFTRMMQSEGEYAGSQAAEAAGIPYTLSTMGTASIEDVAAAAPHGRNWFQLYLWTDRDRSMELIDRAARAGNDTLMVTVDTAVAGSRLRDVRNGLTIPPALTAKTVLDASYRPAWWFNFLTHEPLAFASLSRYSGTVADLINSMFDPTLTYEDLDWLRDVWKGNLVVKGIQTVDDAKKAVDHGVDGLVLSNHGGRQLDRAPIPLHLVPDVAAALKGKTTIMLDTGIMSGGDIVAAMALGADFTLIGRAYLYGLMAGGRAGVDRAIEILSKETARTMQLLGVNRVEDLNPDHVRLL; encoded by the coding sequence ATGCCGTCCCAGATTCCTCCAGCACTCAAGCGACGCTTCCCGAAGGTCGGTGACCTGGCGCCCCTGATGCAGTTCAGAAAGCCGGAGCTGGGCTCCGCAGCGCGGCTGAAGCGGGCTAGTACCATCTGGGACCTGCGGGATCAGGCGAAGAGGCGAACTCCCACCGCCCCCTTCGACTACACGGACGGCGCGGCCGAAGCTGAGATCACCCTGCGCCGGGCGCGCGGCGCCTTCCTGGATCTGGAGTTCCGTCCAGGCATCCTCCGCAACGTCGAGACCGTCGATTCCTCCGTGTCGGTGCTGGGCAAACAATCCTCCCAGCCGTTTGGAATTGCCCCCACCGGTTTCACCCGGATGATGCAGTCAGAGGGCGAGTACGCCGGATCGCAGGCGGCCGAGGCCGCAGGGATCCCCTACACGCTGTCCACCATGGGCACCGCTTCCATCGAGGATGTCGCAGCGGCCGCCCCCCACGGGCGGAACTGGTTCCAGCTCTACCTCTGGACCGACCGGGATCGGTCGATGGAACTCATCGACCGGGCTGCCAGGGCCGGCAACGACACCCTGATGGTCACCGTCGACACCGCTGTCGCCGGGTCACGGCTGCGGGATGTACGCAATGGCCTCACCATCCCGCCTGCGCTGACCGCGAAGACCGTCCTGGACGCGTCCTACCGCCCGGCCTGGTGGTTCAACTTCCTGACGCACGAACCGCTGGCCTTCGCGTCGCTGTCCCGGTACTCCGGCACGGTGGCAGACCTGATCAATTCCATGTTCGACCCCACCCTGACCTACGAGGACCTCGACTGGCTCCGCGACGTCTGGAAGGGCAACCTGGTGGTGAAGGGCATCCAGACCGTCGACGACGCGAAGAAGGCCGTCGACCACGGCGTGGACGGACTGGTGCTGTCCAACCATGGGGGCCGGCAACTCGACCGCGCCCCAATCCCCCTGCATCTGGTCCCGGACGTAGCTGCGGCGCTCAAGGGCAAGACCACCATCATGCTGGATACCGGGATCATGAGTGGCGGCGACATCGTGGCGGCAATGGCTCTCGGCGCGGACTTCACCCTGATCGGGCGGGCCTACCTGTACGGGCTGATGGCCGGCGGGCGGGCCGGTGTGGACCGCGCCATCGAGATTCTCAGCAAGGAGACCGCCAGGACCATGCAGCTACTCGGCGTGAACCGGGTGGAGGACCTGAACCCGGACCATGTGCGACTGCTCTAG
- a CDS encoding sulfite exporter TauE/SafE family protein produces MSITLLATVLLSVVIGLSLGLLGGGGSILTVPILTYVAGLDPKEAIAASLFVVGVTSAVSAIDHARKKRVKWRTGLVFGAAGMAGAFAGGLLGGRIPGTILMIAFALMMVATSIAMIRGRKNKTATPHDGELPILKVVIEGLIVGLVTGLVGAGGGFLVVPALALLGGLSMPIAVGTSLVVIAMKSFAGLAGYLTTVTLDWGLVAAVTAAAVVGSLIGSRLTGRIPEAALRKGFGIFVLFMGVFVLVQELPTPWGAGLAVTAGILAAAAAACWFFLPRCPLRSSVSSSNVAETPT; encoded by the coding sequence ATGAGCATTACTCTGCTCGCTACCGTACTGCTGTCAGTAGTTATCGGTCTTTCGCTCGGTCTGCTCGGCGGAGGCGGATCCATCCTGACCGTACCGATCCTGACCTACGTCGCCGGGCTTGACCCCAAGGAAGCGATCGCCGCCTCACTCTTCGTGGTCGGCGTGACCTCCGCGGTCAGCGCCATCGACCATGCCCGCAAGAAGCGGGTGAAATGGCGCACCGGCCTCGTCTTCGGTGCCGCCGGAATGGCGGGCGCCTTCGCCGGCGGGCTCCTCGGCGGGCGCATCCCGGGAACCATCCTCATGATCGCCTTCGCCCTCATGATGGTGGCCACGTCCATTGCCATGATCCGCGGCAGGAAGAACAAGACCGCCACACCTCATGACGGTGAGCTCCCCATTCTAAAGGTCGTCATTGAGGGCCTGATCGTCGGCTTGGTCACCGGGCTTGTCGGTGCAGGTGGCGGCTTCCTCGTTGTCCCCGCCCTGGCCCTTCTCGGCGGGCTGTCCATGCCCATCGCCGTGGGAACCTCCCTCGTGGTGATCGCCATGAAGTCTTTCGCCGGACTTGCCGGCTACCTGACCACGGTCACTCTCGATTGGGGCCTCGTCGCGGCCGTCACAGCCGCCGCCGTCGTGGGATCGCTGATAGGGTCCCGACTGACCGGCCGGATCCCGGAAGCAGCGCTCCGGAAGGGCTTCGGAATCTTCGTTCTGTTCATGGGTGTGTTCGTCCTTGTCCAGGAACTCCCCACCCCCTGGGGCGCCGGGCTGGCGGTCACCGCCGGCATCCTCGCGGCCGCAGCCGCAGCCTGCTGGTTCTTCCTACCGCGTTGCCCGCTGCGCTCCTCCGTAAGCTCGAGCAATGTTGCTGAAACACCTACCTGA
- a CDS encoding alpha-ketoglutarate-dependent dioxygenase AlkB, giving the protein MESLLPRERSEPSPGAVHLPGWLSLEQQQELIDACRKWATGPVPMRAARMPNGSMMSVKTVCLGWHWQPYRYTRTADDAGGGQVAEFPDWLVQLGRDAVAAAYGDPAHYAPDAALINFYNDGAAMGMHQDKDEVASAPVVSLSIGDSCIFRFGNTETRNKPWTDLTLESGDLFVFGGPSRLAYHGVTKTYPGTADPALGLKGRLNLTLRETGLS; this is encoded by the coding sequence ATGGAATCCTTACTGCCCCGGGAGCGCAGCGAGCCCTCGCCGGGCGCCGTCCACCTGCCAGGGTGGCTCAGCCTGGAGCAGCAGCAGGAGCTGATCGATGCCTGCCGAAAGTGGGCCACGGGCCCTGTCCCCATGCGTGCCGCGCGGATGCCCAATGGCTCAATGATGTCGGTCAAGACCGTGTGTCTGGGCTGGCACTGGCAGCCATACCGGTACACGAGGACCGCCGACGACGCCGGTGGTGGACAGGTCGCCGAGTTCCCCGATTGGCTGGTCCAGCTGGGTCGCGACGCCGTAGCCGCGGCGTACGGCGACCCGGCCCACTATGCCCCGGATGCCGCTCTGATCAATTTCTACAACGACGGCGCCGCTATGGGCATGCACCAGGACAAGGATGAGGTGGCATCCGCACCGGTGGTTTCGCTGAGCATCGGCGACTCCTGCATTTTCCGCTTCGGCAACACCGAAACCAGGAACAAGCCCTGGACCGATCTCACCCTCGAATCCGGTGACCTGTTTGTGTTTGGTGGGCCCTCCCGGCTTGCCTACCACGGCGTGACCAAGACTTATCCGGGAACGGCGGATCCAGCGCTAGGGCTGAAGGGCCGGTTGAATCTGACACTGCGCGAGACGGGTCTGTCGTAG
- a CDS encoding rhodanese-like domain-containing protein, whose protein sequence is MAEVTIHDANARRDQDQILDVREEFEIAEGMIPGALHIPMGQLMSRLDELDKTRPVIVVCRSGNRSARAAEALSTAGYTADTMGGGMLDWHDAGLPITR, encoded by the coding sequence ATGGCCGAAGTCACCATTCACGACGCAAACGCCCGCAGGGATCAGGACCAGATCCTTGACGTCCGCGAAGAGTTCGAGATCGCCGAGGGCATGATCCCCGGCGCCCTGCACATCCCCATGGGGCAACTAATGTCCCGCCTGGACGAACTGGACAAAACACGCCCGGTCATCGTCGTTTGCCGCAGCGGCAACCGCAGCGCCCGGGCCGCAGAAGCCCTCAGCACCGCCGGCTACACCGCGGACACCATGGGCGGCGGAATGCTCGACTGGCACGATGCAGGACTGCCAATCACCCGCTAA
- a CDS encoding DUF302 domain-containing protein, which translates to MAYTHTITSSLPWQDAVERTREALAQEGFGVLTEIDVRATFTKKLGQKAGDDIGDYIILGACNPQLAQRGITGEPQLGALLPCNVVVRRAPEATETTIETIDPQTMVQLSDTEATRDVANDADNRLKRALHTITEKSPGS; encoded by the coding sequence ATGGCCTACACGCACACCATCACCTCCAGCCTCCCCTGGCAAGACGCCGTCGAACGCACCCGCGAAGCACTCGCGCAAGAGGGCTTCGGTGTCCTCACCGAGATAGATGTCCGTGCCACCTTCACAAAGAAGCTTGGCCAGAAGGCTGGAGATGACATTGGTGACTACATCATCCTCGGTGCCTGCAACCCTCAGCTGGCCCAACGCGGGATCACCGGGGAACCGCAACTCGGCGCCCTGCTGCCCTGCAACGTCGTGGTACGACGTGCACCTGAAGCCACTGAAACAACCATAGAAACCATCGACCCCCAAACCATGGTCCAGCTCAGCGACACCGAAGCGACCCGCGACGTCGCAAACGATGCCGACAACCGACTCAAACGAGCCCTCCACACCATCACCGAAAAATCACCCGGATCCTGA
- a CDS encoding alpha/beta hydrolase produces the protein MCGIGVSSHYFEQLAPHLEQFGPVYALDLPGFGGVPHNGSGLSMSEYADLLGDVIDSLDAPDPVVVGHSMGTQVVADLASRRPGLSTIVLISPVVDADHRNLPAQAWRFATSSWREPFRVKVLAVTAYLFCGFNWFFRVLPNMLAYRIEDAAARIQADTLLIRGQYDDVCPPEWIAALSDRLPSSSAFEVEGAAHSVMHAHAREVARLCVDHAGRGSAGDDGGIDRIPELPDEGVEVDPQDVLEIVTEEIKGAATEVRGNATNSDALVEEGRNRQADARRALRGD, from the coding sequence GTGTGCGGCATTGGAGTGTCTTCCCACTACTTCGAACAGTTGGCGCCCCATCTGGAACAGTTTGGACCCGTGTATGCGCTGGATCTGCCGGGATTCGGGGGCGTGCCCCACAACGGGAGTGGCCTGTCGATGAGCGAGTACGCCGACCTTCTCGGCGACGTCATCGACTCCCTGGACGCTCCTGATCCGGTAGTGGTGGGCCACTCAATGGGAACCCAGGTGGTTGCCGATTTGGCCTCCCGCCGGCCCGGGCTGAGCACCATCGTCCTGATCAGCCCGGTGGTCGACGCCGACCACCGGAACCTACCCGCCCAGGCGTGGCGGTTCGCTACGTCCAGCTGGCGTGAACCTTTTCGCGTGAAGGTGCTTGCGGTGACCGCCTACCTGTTCTGCGGTTTCAACTGGTTCTTTCGGGTGCTGCCCAACATGCTGGCCTACCGGATCGAGGATGCGGCAGCCAGGATCCAGGCCGATACCCTCCTGATCCGCGGACAGTACGACGACGTCTGCCCGCCGGAGTGGATTGCAGCCCTCTCCGACCGGCTCCCGAGCTCGAGCGCGTTCGAGGTGGAGGGTGCGGCGCACTCGGTCATGCACGCGCATGCCCGTGAAGTGGCGCGCCTCTGCGTCGATCATGCCGGCCGCGGGTCAGCGGGCGACGACGGCGGCATCGACCGGATCCCGGAACTCCCGGATGAAGGGGTGGAGGTTGATCCGCAGGACGTTCTGGAGATCGTTACCGAGGAGATCAAGGGCGCGGCCACCGAGGTGAGGGGGAACGCCACGAATAGCGACGCCCTGGTGGAAGAGGGGAGGAACCGGCAGGCCGATGCCCGACGCGCACTACGGGGAGATTAG
- a CDS encoding S-layer homology domain-containing protein, whose protein sequence is MRVFTRSAAALTGLILLASSFTTMTAAPAIAAPVSPEDKAIVEPNDGTPRSIHTYEPGYDFETGGQPQEVLGEGGAAQPQDVPANLEPMQRQGVIKVKLVTVQLADNAGQISMANAVNSVNVSSNYWKAMSNNRLSMSVTSQVAGHKTKAKSTWSYNEIMNQVTSELRWTYSPYSALVVFIPSALPGGILGYGWSSNGTSGRVLMPQMSNFTTNVVTHEFGHVLGLMHADALQCGSGASDTGVTNGRFTDPTCYIREYADTMDLMGSAQWFQTPVISASFWDYGKFGRGDEIRNTGVASGRKTYTLRPWAGTASNRAIKFTDPVSREVYYLEHRAPVGYDQALAVNGNFGVKITQLGGAAPNASLILMPSTKPFPGYYAANHAWKPGSTFVTAAGTRVTINSVSTTAATVTVEVGGPFWDIGTSGFRGEIEWLYSRGLTTGYTDGTYRPLATMNRDAMAAFIYRHAGSPRFTAPARSPFKDVPTNSQYYKEIAWMESVGLATGWSDGTYRPLMSINRDAMAAFLYRYTADACNLGGAAGFTAPTAAPFTDVPRGAEFYKEISWMKHSGVSTGYDDRTFRPLEGITREAMAAFVYRVDGVQKQLGGCKL, encoded by the coding sequence ATGCGCGTCTTCACGCGATCCGCCGCGGCCCTCACCGGCCTGATTCTGCTGGCCTCGAGTTTCACCACCATGACCGCCGCACCAGCGATCGCGGCGCCGGTCTCCCCGGAAGACAAAGCAATTGTTGAACCGAATGACGGCACACCGCGCTCCATTCACACCTACGAGCCCGGCTACGACTTCGAAACCGGTGGTCAGCCTCAGGAAGTGCTCGGTGAGGGCGGAGCGGCTCAGCCCCAGGATGTCCCCGCAAACCTCGAACCGATGCAGCGTCAGGGCGTTATCAAGGTCAAGCTGGTGACGGTGCAACTTGCCGACAACGCCGGTCAGATCTCAATGGCCAACGCCGTGAACTCCGTAAATGTCTCGAGCAACTACTGGAAGGCAATGTCCAACAACCGGCTCTCCATGTCGGTCACCTCCCAGGTAGCGGGACACAAGACCAAGGCAAAATCCACCTGGTCCTACAACGAGATCATGAACCAGGTGACCAGCGAGCTGCGCTGGACCTACAGCCCCTACTCGGCCCTCGTCGTCTTCATCCCCTCGGCCCTCCCCGGCGGAATCCTCGGCTACGGCTGGAGCAGCAATGGCACCAGCGGCCGCGTTCTGATGCCGCAAATGAGCAACTTCACCACCAACGTGGTCACCCACGAATTTGGGCACGTCCTCGGCCTCATGCATGCTGACGCACTGCAGTGTGGCAGCGGAGCCTCAGACACCGGTGTCACCAACGGCCGGTTCACTGACCCGACCTGCTACATCCGCGAGTACGCCGACACGATGGACCTGATGGGCTCCGCCCAGTGGTTCCAGACCCCAGTCATCAGCGCTAGCTTCTGGGACTACGGAAAGTTCGGTCGCGGCGACGAAATCCGCAACACCGGGGTTGCCTCCGGACGCAAAACCTACACCCTGAGGCCCTGGGCAGGAACGGCCTCCAACCGGGCAATCAAGTTCACCGATCCGGTGAGCCGCGAGGTGTATTACCTCGAGCACCGGGCACCGGTCGGCTATGACCAGGCGCTTGCAGTCAACGGCAACTTCGGAGTAAAGATCACCCAGCTCGGTGGAGCTGCCCCAAACGCCTCACTGATCCTCATGCCCTCCACCAAGCCGTTCCCCGGTTACTACGCTGCCAACCACGCCTGGAAGCCAGGAAGCACCTTCGTCACCGCAGCCGGCACCCGTGTGACGATCAACTCCGTATCCACGACCGCCGCCACAGTGACCGTCGAGGTCGGCGGGCCCTTCTGGGACATCGGAACCTCCGGGTTCCGCGGCGAGATTGAGTGGCTCTATTCCCGGGGACTCACCACCGGCTACACCGATGGCACCTACCGCCCCCTCGCCACCATGAACCGCGACGCCATGGCAGCGTTCATCTACCGGCATGCCGGAAGCCCCCGCTTCACTGCGCCGGCACGGAGCCCGTTCAAGGACGTGCCCACCAACAGCCAGTACTACAAGGAAATCGCCTGGATGGAATCCGTGGGACTCGCCACCGGGTGGAGCGACGGCACCTACCGGCCGCTGATGTCCATCAACCGCGACGCGATGGCAGCGTTCCTGTACCGGTACACGGCTGACGCCTGCAACCTGGGCGGGGCGGCCGGATTCACTGCCCCCACGGCCGCACCCTTCACGGACGTTCCCCGGGGCGCGGAGTTCTATAAGGAGATCTCCTGGATGAAGCATTCCGGAGTGTCCACCGGATACGACGACAGAACCTTCCGCCCCCTGGAAGGCATCACCCGTGAAGCCATGGCCGCATTCGTGTACCGCGTTGACGGTGTGCAGAAGCAGCTGGGCGGCTGCAAGCTCTAA
- a CDS encoding Vms1/Ankzf1 family peptidyl-tRNA hydrolase produces MSSALHTHAGLYRRPGPWVTVYTDASTGAGDSLHADDARPELIAGTLYRAGADKADLKAIRVALTRSAKGLPDPVARFLLVNDGEVEFDEFLPGELVMPQVIDVGPVPNLVPLVHHRPDAFAYVVAEAGRDGGVIHLHHANMADDVSTEVEGSTENLKKIPGGGASQGGYLHRTENIWRANAAELAGEIDRVVRNCRARLLIIAGDIRARNLVAEHLSEASKAILSVIESHTRTDGADRDAFARQVAERVAASIDAEQQRLLERLDSQLGRDHPESAVGLGAVVHALQRAQVGTLLLERAAWGEQRLLALAAEPWLAASTNETAGTRLVGTITAPSALLRAAALTDAHVVLFPPGALDPHRIAALLRWPNGSST; encoded by the coding sequence GTGAGCAGCGCACTGCACACGCACGCCGGCCTTTATAGGCGGCCCGGACCGTGGGTCACCGTCTACACCGACGCCAGTACGGGCGCTGGTGATTCCCTGCACGCCGATGACGCCCGCCCCGAACTGATCGCGGGAACGCTGTACCGGGCGGGCGCGGACAAGGCAGACCTCAAGGCGATTCGGGTGGCCCTGACCCGGTCCGCGAAGGGTTTGCCCGATCCGGTGGCGCGGTTCCTCCTGGTCAACGACGGTGAGGTCGAGTTCGACGAGTTTCTCCCCGGCGAGCTGGTGATGCCGCAGGTGATCGACGTCGGCCCGGTCCCCAACCTGGTGCCCCTGGTGCATCACCGCCCGGATGCGTTCGCCTACGTGGTGGCGGAGGCGGGGCGCGACGGTGGGGTCATCCATCTGCATCACGCCAACATGGCGGACGACGTGAGTACCGAAGTGGAAGGCTCCACCGAGAACCTCAAGAAGATTCCGGGTGGCGGGGCATCGCAGGGCGGATACCTCCACCGCACAGAGAACATTTGGCGGGCCAACGCCGCAGAGCTGGCGGGCGAGATTGACCGGGTGGTCCGCAACTGCCGGGCGCGACTGTTGATTATTGCCGGGGATATCCGGGCGCGGAATCTGGTCGCCGAACACCTATCCGAGGCAAGCAAAGCCATCCTGTCGGTGATCGAAAGTCACACCCGCACCGACGGGGCGGACCGTGACGCTTTCGCACGGCAGGTCGCCGAACGGGTAGCGGCCAGTATCGACGCGGAGCAACAGCGGTTGTTGGAGCGGTTGGACAGCCAGCTGGGCCGCGACCACCCGGAGTCCGCAGTGGGCCTCGGTGCGGTGGTGCACGCCCTGCAGCGAGCCCAGGTGGGAACACTGTTGCTGGAGCGGGCGGCGTGGGGCGAGCAGCGGCTCCTGGCGCTCGCGGCCGAGCCGTGGCTTGCAGCATCGACGAACGAGACGGCCGGCACCCGCCTGGTCGGGACGATCACGGCGCCCTCGGCCCTGCTCCGGGCCGCGGCTCTCACCGACGCTCACGTGGTGCTGTTCCCGCCGGGTGCGCTGGACCCGCACCGGATCGCGGCTCTGCTGCGTTGGCCGAACGGATCCTCGACCTAG
- a CDS encoding MBL fold metallo-hydrolase, translating into MDVITIETPPLGDRSYLVHDGQVALVIDPQRDTDRVEKEAANAGVQLTHVAETHIHNDYVSGGLQLAKDHQAVYLVNAADQVAFDRTPISDGETVRIGRMTLRAVATPGHTHHHLSYLVEEAGQQLVFSGGSLLYGSVGRTDLISSDDTLPLTHAQYASVRRLVEETTPDAGLYPTHGFGSFCSSGPASGADFSTIGEQTRSNHALTDQDEDHFVQELIDNLSAYPSYYAHMGPANAAGPGPAKLDLPQPLDAEQLADRLGQGEWVIDLRNRVAFARDHLRGSVSFEYDDGTNFTTFVGWVLPWGQQFTLVGERHDVESAIRDLSRIGIDQPDVALGSNPTGLSPQSARSSYPSVGWEDLRSNRGPHDVVLDVRRSDEYETQHIEGAVNLPLHELLQRLDEVPDQKLWVHCGSGYRASVAASLLQRAGKDVVHIDGMFDDADDAGLPMDH; encoded by the coding sequence ATGGACGTCATCACGATCGAAACCCCGCCACTGGGGGACCGCAGCTACCTCGTCCACGACGGCCAGGTGGCCCTCGTGATCGACCCGCAACGTGACACCGACCGGGTCGAAAAGGAAGCAGCTAACGCAGGGGTGCAGCTCACCCACGTGGCGGAAACCCATATTCACAACGATTACGTCTCCGGCGGATTGCAGTTAGCTAAAGACCATCAGGCTGTGTACCTGGTGAACGCTGCCGACCAGGTCGCGTTTGACCGGACGCCGATCTCCGACGGAGAAACCGTCCGGATCGGACGGATGACACTACGGGCCGTTGCCACCCCCGGGCATACCCACCACCACCTGTCCTACCTCGTTGAAGAAGCGGGCCAGCAGCTGGTCTTTTCCGGCGGAAGCCTTCTCTATGGGTCAGTGGGGCGCACCGACCTCATCAGCAGCGACGACACTTTACCCCTGACTCACGCCCAATACGCTTCGGTCCGTCGCCTGGTCGAAGAAACCACCCCTGATGCTGGCCTCTACCCCACCCACGGTTTCGGATCTTTTTGCTCCTCAGGCCCAGCCAGCGGGGCCGACTTCTCAACAATTGGTGAACAAACTCGGAGCAACCACGCGTTGACAGACCAGGACGAGGACCACTTCGTCCAAGAACTGATTGACAATCTCAGCGCCTACCCGTCCTACTACGCCCATATGGGACCGGCGAACGCTGCAGGCCCCGGACCGGCGAAACTTGACCTGCCCCAGCCTCTGGACGCAGAGCAACTGGCCGACAGGCTTGGCCAGGGCGAATGGGTGATCGATCTTCGGAACAGGGTCGCTTTCGCCCGTGACCATCTGCGCGGCAGCGTCAGCTTCGAGTACGACGACGGGACCAACTTCACTACCTTCGTCGGCTGGGTCCTGCCCTGGGGGCAACAATTCACCCTCGTCGGTGAGCGCCATGACGTCGAAAGCGCAATCCGTGATCTCTCCCGCATCGGCATTGACCAACCCGACGTCGCCCTCGGCTCCAACCCGACTGGTCTTTCACCGCAATCCGCACGAAGCTCATATCCGAGCGTCGGGTGGGAGGATCTCCGCTCCAACCGCGGCCCACACGACGTCGTGCTCGATGTCCGTCGCTCCGACGAATACGAAACACAGCATATTGAAGGGGCCGTCAACCTTCCCCTCCATGAGTTGCTGCAGCGCCTGGACGAAGTGCCCGATCAGAAATTATGGGTTCACTGCGGGTCCGGCTACCGGGCATCAGTTGCTGCGAGCCTGCTGCAACGAGCAGGCAAAGACGTCGTACACATCGACGGCATGTTCGACGACGCCGATGACGCCGGCCTGCCCATGGACCACTGA
- a CDS encoding FadR/GntR family transcriptional regulator — translation MRNHELVLSWIEAELAAGRLAVGQRLPGERAVAEQLNVSRASAREGIRVLEAMGVVRAGVGSGPGAGTVITANPALALGSALRFHVASSHLPVEDIVQTRLLLETWAAGHARAAAPSMATAAALLDEMDAPGLAAAEFLRLDALFHVALAEAAGNVLIGAMMSSLRGSIETYTQQLTSRLPDWNTTAARLRSEHRAIHQAIRGDDDGARLGGDPAALIAAHIEGFYREAGL, via the coding sequence ATGCGCAACCATGAGCTGGTCCTATCCTGGATCGAAGCGGAGCTCGCTGCCGGCCGCCTGGCCGTTGGCCAGCGTCTACCCGGCGAGCGGGCTGTCGCAGAGCAGCTGAATGTCTCCCGCGCCTCGGCGCGGGAAGGCATCCGCGTCCTCGAAGCGATGGGGGTGGTCCGCGCGGGGGTGGGATCCGGTCCGGGCGCAGGGACGGTGATCACCGCGAACCCTGCACTGGCCCTCGGCTCAGCCCTACGCTTCCACGTCGCCAGCTCCCACCTTCCGGTGGAGGATATCGTCCAGACCAGACTGTTGCTCGAAACGTGGGCCGCCGGCCACGCCCGCGCCGCAGCGCCCTCGATGGCAACCGCCGCGGCACTACTCGACGAAATGGACGCCCCGGGTCTGGCTGCCGCCGAGTTCCTGCGGCTCGACGCGCTCTTCCATGTGGCGCTCGCCGAGGCTGCGGGAAACGTGCTGATCGGGGCGATGATGTCCTCGCTCCGGGGGTCGATCGAAACCTACACCCAGCAACTCACCAGCCGCCTCCCGGATTGGAACACCACCGCCGCGCGTCTCAGGTCGGAGCATCGGGCCATTCATCAGGCGATCCGCGGGGACGACGACGGCGCCAGACTCGGTGGCGACCCGGCAGCCCTGATTGCCGCGCACATCGAAGGGTTCTACCGCGAGGCCGGCTTATAG
- a CDS encoding phosphoribosyltransferase: MRITSTAPRRFHDRQDAGRQLARELHALAGIPDLLVLGLPRGGVPVAAEIARVLQCQLDVVLVRKVGVPGFAELAMGAVAAIGGNRSTVRNEGVLAGLAGDGNTIFEAAASRERIELARRDLLYRSERLPPTVKDRSVVLVDDGVATGATLRAAVETVRQLQPKQLMVAVPVFLGQSLADTQTVADRTFWLWDAPSLGSVGQAYRHFEPVPDEEVIRLLQGGPRE, encoded by the coding sequence ATGCGAATTACATCGACAGCTCCCCGCAGGTTCCACGACAGGCAGGACGCCGGCCGCCAACTCGCCCGCGAGCTGCACGCGCTGGCCGGAATCCCGGATCTTTTGGTACTGGGTCTTCCCCGCGGCGGGGTGCCTGTCGCGGCCGAAATCGCCCGGGTGTTGCAGTGCCAGCTCGACGTCGTTCTGGTCCGCAAGGTGGGGGTGCCCGGTTTCGCCGAACTCGCGATGGGCGCCGTGGCCGCCATCGGCGGCAACCGCAGCACCGTCCGGAACGAGGGGGTACTGGCAGGGCTGGCCGGCGATGGGAACACCATCTTCGAAGCGGCTGCCTCCCGCGAACGGATCGAGCTGGCACGCCGCGACCTGCTGTACCGCTCGGAACGGCTGCCGCCCACGGTGAAGGACCGCAGTGTGGTGTTGGTCGACGACGGCGTCGCCACCGGGGCGACCCTCCGCGCGGCCGTCGAGACTGTCCGGCAGCTGCAACCCAAGCAGCTGATGGTGGCCGTCCCGGTGTTTCTGGGGCAGTCCCTGGCCGACACTCAAACGGTGGCGGACCGGACGTTCTGGCTGTGGGATGCGCCGTCACTTGGGTCGGTGGGGCAGGCGTACCGGCACTTTGAGCCGGTGCCCGACGAGGAGGTCATCAGGTTGCTACAAGGCGGCCCGCGGGAATAG